The Arachis hypogaea cultivar Tifrunner chromosome 16, arahy.Tifrunner.gnm2.J5K5, whole genome shotgun sequence genome contains a region encoding:
- the LOC112754616 gene encoding cytochrome P450 CYP94D108-like, which translates to MELFSTQSFLFFLSLLTFLYLYHKAHTSHKPKPKSTGFKTYPLVGSVPHSLLNCHRFLDWTTDILCHCPTHTAIFRRLSKHHCIITANPGNVEHILKTNFHNYPKGQRFIYLLEDFLGQGIFNSDGNLWKLQRKIASYGFNTKSLRNFAIQNVTVEIQTRLIPLLQRASETDSVLDLQDVLERFAFDSVCKLAFNVDPACLAGDNTVGSGFMHAFDDAANLSSGRFLCVPQLLWKLKRLLNVGSEKKLRESIFTVHEFADEIIRSRIEAKDPTNDDVDLLSRFMAAEDNSLEFLRDVVISFILAGRDTTSSALSWFFWILSSRPDVKDKIIKEIETVRASSEKRVSEEAAFAYEELKEMKYLHAAISEAMRLYPPVPADTVACLNDDVLPDGTVIKKDWFVMIHTYAMGRMESIWGQDCAEYKPERWFDFDEDGNEVWRSESPFRYPVFHGGPRMCLGKDMAYIQMKSIAASVMERFVIDAVDKDTCPEQIFSLTLRMKRGLLVRVRPNGRR; encoded by the coding sequence ATGGAGCTATTCTCAACCCaatcctttcttttttttctctctctcctcaccTTCCTGTACCTTTACCATAAAGCCCACACCTCCCATAAACCTAAACCCAAGTCCACGGGCTTCAAAACGTACCCTCTCGTGGGCTCAGTTCCTCACTCCCTCCTCAACTGCCATCGCTTCCTAGACTGGACCACCGACATCCTCTGCCACTGTCCTACCCACACCGCGATCTTCCGCCGTCTCAGCAAACACCACTGCATCATAACCGCCAACCCGGGCAACGTCGAACACATACTCAAAACCAACTTCCACAACTACCCAAAAGGCCAACGCTTCATCTACCTCCTCGAAGACTTCCTCGGCCAAGGAATCTTCAATTCCGATGGAAACCTCTGGAAACTCCAACGCAAAATCGCAAGCTACGGGTTCAACACCAAGTCGCTTCGAAACTTTGCAATTCAAAACGTCACTGTCGAGATCCAAACGAGGCTCATTCCCTTGCTTCAAAGAGCTTCGGAGACAGACAGCGTTCTCGACTTACAGGACGTTCTTGAACGCTTCGCATTTGATAGCGTTTGCAAGCTAGCATTCAACGTCGACCCGGCATGCCTCGCCGGAGATAACACCGTCGGCAGCGGATTCATGCACGCTTTCGACGACGCCGCAAATCTCAGCTCCGGGAGGTTCCTGTGCGTGCCTCAGTTGTTGTGGAAGCTCAAGAGGCTGCTTAACGTTGGAAGCGAAAAGAAGCTTAGGGAATCAATCTTCACCGTACATGAATTCGCTGATGAGATCATACGGTCGAGAATAGAAGCCAAGGATCCCACAAACGATGACGTGGACTTATTATCACGGTTCATGGCCGCAGAGGATAACTCCCTGGAGTTTCTCCGTGATGTCGTTATAAGCTTCATTTTGGCTGGCCGCGATACTACGTCGTCTGCGCTGAGCTGGTTCTTTTGGATTCTCTCTTCAAGGCCTGACGTCAAGGATAAGATAATCAAAGAAATTGAAACTGTTCGAGCGTCGAGCGAAAAGCGCGTGAGCGAGGAGGCAGCGTTTGCGTACGAAGAGCTGAAGGAGATGAAGTACTTGCACGCCGCGATTTCTGAAGCAATGAGGCTGTACCCTCCGGTTCCAGCTGACACTGTGGCGTGCTTAAACGACGACGTTTTGCCGGATGGAACAGTGATCAAGAAAGATTGGTTTGTGATGATTCACACTTATGCAATGGGGAGGATGGAGAGTATTTGGGGTCAGGATTGTGCGGAATATAAGCCCGAAAGGTGGTTTGATTTTGATGAGGATGGTAATGAAGTGTGGCGAAGTGAAAGCCCGTTCCGGTATCCGGTATTTCACGGTGGACCGAGGATGTGTTTGGGGAAGGATATGGCTTATATTCAGATGAAATCCATTGCGGCGTCTGTTATGGAGAGGTTTGTAATCGATGCTGTGGACAAGGACACTTGTCCTGAGCAAATTTTCTCCTTGACCTTGAGGATGAAAAGAGGTTTGCTCGTGAGAGTGAGGCCAAACGGAAGACGGTGA